One Phocaeicola dorei genomic region harbors:
- a CDS encoding toll/interleukin-1 receptor domain-containing protein encodes MNTIRGLVNQGIKVLQQMRINYNSTIGPNTMQLINISRQLIPNLQKEQPEIADILNNALSSINFNGFISAYSFGDIRTCYRILASLYNHPKKIFISHSSEDKDIVNGFVKEILMLGCKFERTDIFCTLDHSAIRTGDDFRNEIVKNMKGCDFILCMISENYKRSEVCTNEMGAAWAMDGKRILPFKFPYLSFNDMGFLNVVKQGADITDKSKLDELYTELCAFYDLSTDWINYNQRTADFIQLVNSKTGHN; translated from the coding sequence ATGAATACTATAAGAGGATTGGTAAATCAAGGAATAAAAGTATTACAACAAATGAGGATTAATTATAATTCCACAATAGGGCCTAATACGATGCAACTAATAAATATCTCTAGGCAATTAATACCAAACCTGCAAAAAGAGCAACCGGAAATCGCAGATATTTTAAATAATGCCCTTTCTTCCATCAACTTTAATGGATTCATATCAGCATATTCTTTCGGAGATATCAGAACGTGTTATCGGATTTTAGCAAGCCTTTACAACCACCCTAAAAAGATATTCATAAGTCATTCCTCTGAAGATAAAGATATTGTAAACGGATTTGTCAAGGAAATTCTGATGTTGGGATGTAAATTTGAGAGAACAGATATTTTTTGTACGTTAGATCATTCTGCGATTCGTACTGGTGACGATTTTAGAAATGAGATTGTCAAAAACATGAAAGGTTGCGACTTTATTTTATGTATGATTTCTGAGAATTATAAAAGAAGTGAGGTGTGTACCAATGAGATGGGTGCTGCATGGGCAATGGACGGAAAGCGCATTCTTCCTTTCAAGTTTCCCTATCTCTCCTTCAACGACATGGGATTTCTTAATGTTGTTAAACAGGGTGCAGACATAACAGACAAGTCTAAATTAGATGAATTATATACTGAACTATGTGCATTTTACGATTTGTCTACAGACTGGATCAATTATAATCAACGAACCGCAGATTTCATCCAATTGGTAAATAGTAAAACTGGACATAACTGA
- the mobV gene encoding MobV family relaxase → MNTDIKQAMHVEAGKSFGTAEANENERRWNDEKIDRKNQNPTNHYDKTRMKLNFEIGPDGKVHPLGYQEKSLGVRLQERLNELNWKPFKSGSKIQPNCCAKFVFGGNHDRTLEMAFGNQSVNLNKGSDNSHLHRCEEIENWAKDVYDWCANRYGQENIVGFQVHLDESSPHIHALIVPVGVRPKSGRECVMWSAKFGKDRYEYGRVLKEMHTSLYEDVGSKYGLERGDSIDGRNVQHLHKRDYIRKLTKDARQAEKAVKGLQSMMRHLESKIFSYRMQLEETEKELASGRITLDRYEAQKADIQKLIAEYQTKLEDKADKLHAKEQELERLTADATKARSVVQPFRNHKVDFTPPQITEKVPLFGTDKWVERQNQHIAKQFTEIVHKIESLYRNDAVRQVEAAQRNVLADYGELYQLKRENKFLSDINKNLELELKTLLEQLAIPSVRNLIFAVADALIRGQPIPVSSGSGGSTSDLPWDGQRPDEEEEAYRRRCMKTAVSVAMRSRQSYRRK, encoded by the coding sequence ATGAATACAGATATTAAACAGGCTATGCATGTCGAAGCCGGAAAGTCATTCGGCACGGCAGAAGCCAATGAGAATGAAAGACGTTGGAACGATGAAAAGATTGACAGGAAAAATCAGAATCCGACCAATCACTATGATAAGACCCGGATGAAACTGAATTTCGAGATTGGGCCCGATGGAAAAGTTCATCCGTTAGGCTATCAAGAGAAATCGCTTGGAGTCCGTTTGCAGGAACGGTTGAACGAGTTAAACTGGAAGCCGTTCAAGTCGGGCAGCAAAATCCAGCCGAACTGTTGCGCTAAGTTTGTCTTCGGAGGGAACCATGACCGGACGCTTGAAATGGCTTTCGGGAACCAGTCCGTCAATCTGAATAAAGGGTCGGACAACAGCCATCTGCACCGTTGCGAGGAAATTGAGAATTGGGCGAAAGATGTCTATGACTGGTGCGCTAACAGATATGGACAGGAAAACATTGTAGGGTTTCAAGTACACCTTGACGAGAGCAGTCCGCATATTCATGCCTTGATTGTTCCGGTAGGTGTCCGTCCCAAAAGCGGACGGGAGTGTGTGATGTGGTCGGCAAAGTTCGGGAAAGACCGTTATGAATACGGTAGGGTATTGAAAGAAATGCACACTTCCCTATATGAAGATGTCGGCAGCAAATACGGACTCGAACGAGGTGACAGCATTGACGGGCGTAACGTGCAGCATCTGCACAAACGCGATTACATTCGCAAACTGACCAAGGACGCCAGACAAGCTGAGAAAGCCGTCAAGGGGCTTCAATCCATGATGAGGCATCTGGAATCAAAGATTTTCAGTTATAGGATGCAACTTGAAGAGACGGAAAAGGAACTGGCTTCCGGCAGGATTACACTCGACAGATATGAAGCGCAGAAAGCGGATATACAGAAACTCATTGCCGAGTATCAAACCAAACTTGAAGACAAGGCCGACAAGCTTCACGCAAAGGAGCAGGAACTGGAACGGCTGACCGCAGATGCGACAAAAGCCCGTTCGGTTGTCCAGCCGTTCCGCAATCACAAGGTTGATTTCACACCACCTCAAATTACCGAGAAAGTACCCTTGTTCGGTACGGACAAATGGGTTGAGCGTCAGAACCAGCATATCGCCAAACAATTTACCGAAATTGTTCACAAGATAGAATCTCTGTATAGAAATGATGCGGTACGGCAGGTCGAAGCTGCCCAGCGTAATGTGCTGGCAGATTATGGAGAACTTTATCAGTTGAAACGAGAGAACAAATTCCTTTCTGACATAAACAAAAATTTGGAATTAGAGTTGAAGACACTGCTTGAACAGTTGGCTATACCATCCGTTCGTAATCTGATTTTTGCTGTTGCCGATGCACTTATCAGAGGGCAACCTATACCTGTATCTTCCGGGAGTGGAGGCTCTACCTCCGACCTGCCTTGGGATGGCCAAAGACCTGATGAGGAAGAAGAAGCCTATCGACGCAGATGTATGAAAACTGCTGTATCGGTGGCAATGAGAAGTAGGCAAAGTTATCGAAGAAAATAA
- a CDS encoding DUF3791 domain-containing protein produces the protein MTDSIENIGLMIRNERLRKGLTQEELGKRIGVGKAQISKIESGKGLTIKTITKVLDALGMSASVILQNTQAIDKNVIVYIVAVINEFAKTYHISVREANNYLIRFNGIDFLTEHYEAEHLLSLDDAIQDLTQVCLNNGGGIQ, from the coding sequence ATGACAGATAGCATAGAAAATATAGGTTTGATGATTCGGAATGAACGTCTTCGCAAGGGACTTACTCAAGAAGAACTAGGTAAACGTATAGGAGTTGGAAAAGCTCAGATTTCAAAAATTGAGAGTGGAAAAGGACTTACAATAAAGACAATAACAAAAGTTCTTGATGCTCTTGGTATGTCTGCTTCTGTTATCTTACAGAATACGCAGGCGATTGATAAAAATGTGATTGTATATATCGTTGCCGTTATCAATGAATTTGCCAAGACTTATCATATTTCTGTTCGTGAAGCAAATAATTATTTAATACGTTTTAATGGTATTGACTTCCTTACGGAACATTATGAAGCAGAACATCTGCTTTCATTGGATGATGCCATTCAGGATCTTACTCAAGTTTGTTTAAATAATGGAGGTGGCATTCAATGA
- a CDS encoding DUF1848 domain-containing protein, which yields MIINTGGRTDTVNYYSDWLLNRFEEGFVYSRNPLFPNHITKYTLDPSVVDCVVFCSKNYRPILSELHRITDRFNVFCHYTITAYGKDVEPNVPDIDQSIDTLVELSAKVGSKCVAWRYDPVLLTLKYTVDYHLRMFDYMASRLAPYVNFCVFSFVEMYKRLEYNMPELIPLTDRDKEKLAEGMGAIARKYGLHLQTCGTSENYSRYGISVSGCMTTANLGNALGCRFKNMAHKGTRIGCNCMPTRDIGAYNTCLNGCRYCYANKKPELAVENYKLHDPASPLLIGHVKPTDIIKEGNQKSFII from the coding sequence ATGATTATAAATACAGGAGGACGGACCGATACCGTCAATTATTACAGCGATTGGCTGTTGAACCGATTCGAGGAAGGCTTTGTCTATTCACGTAACCCACTGTTCCCGAATCATATTACAAAATATACGCTCGACCCGTCAGTAGTGGATTGCGTGGTGTTCTGCTCTAAAAACTACCGCCCGATTCTGTCGGAACTTCATCGGATTACCGACCGTTTCAATGTATTCTGTCACTACACTATCACGGCATACGGCAAAGACGTGGAACCGAACGTACCGGATATCGACCAGAGTATCGACACGCTTGTCGAACTCTCTGCAAAAGTCGGAAGCAAATGCGTTGCATGGCGTTACGACCCTGTACTGCTGACCTTGAAATACACAGTGGATTACCATCTGAGAATGTTCGATTACATGGCTTCACGCCTTGCACCGTATGTGAACTTCTGTGTATTCAGTTTCGTGGAAATGTACAAGAGGCTCGAATACAATATGCCGGAACTGATTCCGCTGACCGATAGGGATAAGGAAAAGCTGGCAGAGGGAATGGGCGCAATTGCCCGGAAATACGGGCTGCACCTGCAAACCTGCGGGACATCGGAGAATTACAGCCGATACGGAATATCCGTTTCTGGTTGTATGACTACCGCCAATCTGGGAAACGCGTTGGGTTGTCGATTCAAGAATATGGCACACAAGGGAACCCGCATCGGATGCAATTGTATGCCTACACGCGACATCGGAGCATACAACACGTGCTTGAACGGTTGCAGATATTGTTATGCCAACAAGAAGCCGGAGTTGGCAGTGGAGAACTACAAACTCCACGATCCGGCATCTCCGCTCTTGATAGGACACGTGAAACCTACCGATATTATCAAAGAAGGAAACCAAAAGAGCTTCATCATCTGA
- a CDS encoding DUF2971 domain-containing protein, protein MGAVKLYKYLDFNGGLMMLHYSNLQFTNATQLNDPFDCHPSLIDFSNVPKEACGGWTPEIIEELRRDPFRRTREEVWICSLSKIHDSILMWSYYSKHKGICIGLDMEKAQKYLSRIHGKIMIGCSAVEVQYKDIVEKPDYFRDAKDFFHYQLSTKAKAWEHEQEVRLFILDPWPTYMSLLPGQNDDKYVYIGISSTMK, encoded by the coding sequence ATGGGAGCAGTCAAATTATATAAGTATCTTGATTTTAACGGTGGATTGATGATGCTACATTATAGTAACCTTCAATTTACCAATGCCACGCAGTTGAACGACCCGTTTGATTGCCATCCATCGTTAATTGATTTCTCCAATGTTCCGAAAGAAGCCTGTGGAGGATGGACTCCGGAAATAATTGAAGAATTGAGAAGAGATCCATTTCGTAGAACCAGAGAAGAGGTGTGGATATGTAGCCTCTCCAAAATACATGATTCAATCTTGATGTGGAGCTATTATAGCAAGCATAAAGGTATCTGTATTGGCTTGGATATGGAGAAAGCCCAAAAGTATCTTTCGAGAATACATGGAAAAATCATGATTGGTTGTTCCGCTGTGGAAGTGCAATACAAGGATATTGTAGAGAAGCCTGATTATTTCAGGGATGCAAAAGATTTTTTCCATTATCAGTTGTCCACGAAAGCAAAGGCTTGGGAACATGAGCAAGAGGTCAGATTGTTTATTTTAGACCCTTGGCCGACATATATGAGTTTATTGCCAGGACAAAATGATGATAAATATGTCTATATAGGTATATCTTCCACTATGAAATAA
- a CDS encoding AraC family transcriptional regulator, with product MEDTAIPYELPEAENHSFFFIDQRTEPSLEAKLHRHDAWELYYVVHGQGNRMAGDTLQHFEAGDVALIPPSMLHRWEYAADSADEDGCVRYLMVAFKHSLVERSMEVFPELRNRLADVMFPTDALKFGPESVRVIRKTLSEMNGMDELGRLSAMFRLLPVIFTSSDHIFAGKPMRIEKNVRRMQQICAYVMKHYVHSIALDDIAAEVGMNRSAFCSYFKRCKGMTFSQFVTQYRLNTACDLLKHSQKGVSEICYLVGFNDLPHFVRVFTSTMGMPPSKYRKQFKAGNG from the coding sequence ATGGAAGATACAGCCATACCATACGAACTGCCCGAAGCGGAGAACCATTCGTTTTTCTTCATCGACCAGCGAACGGAGCCGAGCCTCGAAGCCAAGCTGCACCGTCACGATGCATGGGAGTTGTATTATGTCGTTCATGGACAGGGCAACCGAATGGCAGGCGATACATTACAGCACTTTGAAGCGGGCGATGTGGCGTTGATACCGCCGTCGATGCTTCATCGCTGGGAATACGCAGCCGACAGTGCGGACGAGGACGGTTGTGTCCGTTACCTGATGGTAGCGTTCAAGCATTCGTTGGTGGAACGGAGTATGGAGGTCTTTCCCGAATTGCGGAACAGACTGGCGGACGTGATGTTTCCGACCGATGCGTTGAAGTTCGGACCGGAAAGTGTGCGGGTTATCCGTAAGACATTGTCCGAAATGAACGGTATGGACGAACTGGGACGTTTAAGTGCAATGTTCCGTCTGCTACCTGTCATTTTCACTTCGTCCGACCATATATTTGCAGGGAAACCGATGCGCATCGAGAAGAACGTTCGGCGTATGCAGCAGATTTGCGCATACGTGATGAAGCATTACGTTCATTCCATTGCGCTGGATGATATTGCGGCAGAAGTGGGCATGAACCGTTCGGCGTTCTGTTCCTATTTTAAGCGGTGCAAAGGGATGACCTTTTCACAGTTCGTCACACAATACCGTTTGAACACGGCTTGCGATTTGCTAAAACATTCGCAAAAAGGAGTGTCGGAGATATGTTATCTTGTAGGCTTCAACGACCTGCCGCATTTCGTGCGGGTCTTTACAAGTACAATGGGAATGCCGCCGTCCAAGTATAGAAAGCAATTCAAGGCCGGAAACGGTTGA
- a CDS encoding helix-turn-helix transcriptional regulator produces MNKDMNRLKVVLAETKRTNRWLAEQLGKDQATVSKWCTNTSQPSLETLFQIAECLGVKVQDLISKATSKDHE; encoded by the coding sequence ATGAATAAAGATATGAATCGTCTAAAAGTGGTGCTGGCGGAGACAAAACGCACGAATAGATGGTTGGCAGAACAATTGGGAAAGGATCAAGCTACGGTTTCTAAATGGTGTACTAATACCAGTCAACCGAGCCTTGAAACGCTATTCCAAATAGCAGAATGTTTAGGTGTCAAAGTTCAAGATTTGATAAGTAAAGCTACCTCTAAAGACCATGAGTAA
- a CDS encoding helix-turn-helix transcriptional regulator, whose translation MERKLLNRIKVVLAEKNKSNKWLSEQLDKDPAIISKWVTNTTQPNVEVLIQISKVLGVTVDDLLRTE comes from the coding sequence ATGGAACGTAAATTACTGAACCGAATCAAAGTCGTTCTCGCAGAGAAAAACAAAAGTAATAAATGGCTCTCAGAACAATTGGATAAAGATCCTGCCATAATTTCTAAATGGGTTACCAATACAACACAACCCAATGTGGAGGTGCTGATTCAAATATCCAAAGTTTTGGGGGTAACTGTGGATGACTTGTTGAGAACGGAATAA
- a CDS encoding YhcG family protein, whose translation MSKIQNIDSHIIADIAERIERLITNARANVARVVNITEVITKYEIGRIIVNVVQEGEERATYGKQLLKGVSEVLTERLGDGWSVETLKRCRKFFTIYSVKQIGTTVLTESSDDNLVNTVDQIQKTVKSSTKLTETYPFTLSWSHYLVLMRIESEAERSFYEIECQKQNWSVRQLQRQYNSSLYERLALSRDKEAVMRLAQEGQTINNPDDIIKNPLTLEFLGLKSDVSYSETKLENAIIGKMQHFLLELGKGFLFEARQKRFTFDEENFYVDLVFYNRLLQCYVLIDLKVDKLAHQDLGQMQMYVNYYDRYVKQDFEKPTIGILLCKEKKDALVELTLPKDSNIYAQQYALYLPDKQLLQAKLREWIEEQDE comes from the coding sequence ATGAGTAAGATACAAAATATAGATAGCCACATCATCGCAGATATTGCGGAACGCATCGAGCGATTGATTACGAATGCACGAGCAAATGTTGCACGAGTAGTTAATATTACCGAAGTCATCACCAAATATGAAATAGGGCGCATTATTGTAAATGTCGTACAAGAAGGTGAAGAACGTGCAACATACGGTAAACAGTTATTGAAAGGTGTATCAGAGGTATTGACAGAAAGACTTGGCGATGGATGGTCGGTAGAAACCTTGAAAAGATGCCGTAAGTTTTTCACGATATATTCGGTAAAACAGATCGGCACAACAGTGTTGACCGAATCGTCGGATGATAATTTGGTCAACACTGTTGACCAAATTCAAAAAACGGTAAAAAGCTCAACAAAATTGACTGAAACATACCCGTTTACGCTTTCTTGGTCTCATTATTTGGTGTTAATGCGTATCGAATCCGAAGCAGAACGGAGTTTCTATGAAATCGAATGCCAAAAGCAGAATTGGAGTGTTCGACAACTGCAAAGGCAATATAATTCAAGCCTGTATGAACGATTGGCTCTTAGCAGAGACAAAGAGGCAGTCATGCGTTTGGCACAAGAGGGACAAACTATTAATAATCCTGATGACATCATCAAGAATCCGTTAACATTAGAATTTTTGGGACTTAAATCTGATGTATCATATTCTGAGACCAAGTTGGAAAATGCTATAATAGGAAAGATGCAGCATTTCTTATTAGAATTAGGGAAAGGTTTCTTGTTTGAGGCACGTCAGAAGCGATTTACTTTCGATGAAGAAAATTTTTATGTCGACTTGGTTTTCTATAACCGACTTTTACAATGCTATGTGCTGATTGACCTGAAAGTAGATAAACTGGCTCATCAAGATTTGGGACAAATGCAGATGTATGTCAACTACTATGACCGTTATGTCAAACAGGATTTTGAAAAACCGACAATCGGCATTCTACTTTGTAAAGAAAAGAAAGATGCGTTGGTAGAACTTACTCTGCCGAAAGATTCTAATATCTATGCACAACAATATGCCCTTTACCTTCCAGATAAGCAGTTGCTACAAGCAAAATTGAGAGAGTGGATAGAGGAGCAGGATGAATAA
- a CDS encoding ATP-binding protein, translating to MIDKVWDYINQPASNSLLHYNDGSYIFDIPSFNKGAIREAILNACCHRSMLIQSDVVIKQYPDSITITNAGGFPSGVDMNNILTVNSVPRSKLMSEILQKTGLVERSGQGVDKMFYNCITVTC from the coding sequence GTGATTGACAAGGTATGGGATTACATCAACCAGCCTGCCAGCAATTCGCTTCTGCATTACAATGACGGCTCTTATATATTCGATATACCATCTTTCAACAAGGGGGCAATCAGAGAGGCGATATTGAATGCTTGTTGCCACCGCTCAATGTTGATTCAGAGCGATGTTGTCATCAAGCAATATCCCGATAGTATAACCATTACCAATGCTGGTGGTTTTCCGTCCGGAGTGGATATGAACAACATTTTGACAGTGAACAGCGTTCCGCGCAGTAAACTGATGAGCGAGATATTGCAGAAGACAGGATTGGTGGAGCGTTCCGGTCAGGGAGTGGATAAAATGTTCTACAACTGTATTACTGTGACGTGCTAA
- a CDS encoding radical SAM protein — protein sequence MEKIIVAEKTVESYLTKSKIGQFAINPYVGCPHACKYCYASFMKRFSGHSELWGDFIDIKQARHKINGSQITGKNVFMGTVTDCYNPYEVKYGITRSILEQLVGVDCHLQIATKNKLILRDLDLLKKMKRLSVALSVNTLDENFRRNMDRASTVRERLKTLRTLHENGIYTILFMSPIFIEVTDWKAIIETSRSFVSEYWFEDLNLRGGYKNVIMQYVKGHYPDSYPLYERIYIQGDKTPLTEMENEIIAYCHDNDILFSNYFHHEEVIRNPKNKILGKNRR from the coding sequence ATGGAAAAAATAATTGTAGCGGAAAAAACAGTCGAAAGCTATCTGACCAAATCCAAAATCGGTCAGTTTGCCATCAATCCCTATGTAGGCTGTCCCCATGCCTGCAAATATTGCTATGCGTCATTTATGAAACGCTTCTCGGGACATTCAGAATTGTGGGGCGATTTCATCGACATCAAACAGGCAAGACATAAAATAAACGGCTCTCAAATAACTGGGAAAAATGTCTTTATGGGAACCGTGACGGATTGTTACAATCCGTATGAGGTAAAATACGGTATCACTCGCTCCATCTTGGAGCAATTGGTCGGTGTGGATTGCCATCTGCAAATCGCTACCAAAAACAAATTGATACTCCGTGATTTGGATTTACTCAAAAAGATGAAGCGTTTGAGTGTGGCATTGTCCGTCAATACGCTGGATGAGAATTTCCGCCGGAACATGGATAGGGCGAGTACGGTGAGGGAGCGATTGAAAACACTTCGGACACTTCACGAGAACGGAATCTATACCATACTGTTCATGTCACCGATTTTCATAGAGGTCACGGACTGGAAAGCGATTATAGAAACCAGCCGTAGTTTTGTCAGTGAATATTGGTTCGAAGACCTGAATCTGCGTGGAGGCTATAAAAACGTTATCATGCAATACGTTAAGGGACATTATCCTGATTCCTATCCACTATACGAGCGGATATATATACAAGGCGACAAAACGCCGCTGACGGAAATGGAAAATGAAATTATCGCCTACTGTCATGATAACGACATTTTATTTAGCAATTATTTTCATCACGAAGAGGTAATCCGAAATCCTAAGAATAAGATTTTAGGGAAAAACCGACGTTGA
- a CDS encoding DNA adenine methylase, translating to MKLPATRYYGSKRRVVEKIWAALQENHIDFDSMLDLFGGTGIVSYYMAKKGKAVLYNDILSFNCEIATALLQSPKGVFTETRALNLLQRVPGRVYQTIIEDNFEDIYYPREENRLIDTVIQNISFLNDDERASAYYILFQSCMIKRPFNIFHRRNLNLRTSFTKANFGNKTTWEQSFESLFVKFTQELNEFQFAVLPRVEVSNMSALHCDREADLVYIDTPYFREKQSTAITYHNRYHFLEGLMHYEDIPDQINNEKVNREIKFGQNHEFEQRSHYIKDLNDLLSHHQHSIIALSYTSAGFPSIDELCEIIGQYKEQIIVCNLGNHPFALNHNNENRKEVLIIGK from the coding sequence ATGAAATTACCTGCCACAAGATATTATGGTTCCAAACGCAGAGTCGTAGAGAAAATATGGGCTGCCTTGCAAGAAAACCATATCGATTTTGACTCGATGCTGGACTTGTTTGGAGGTACAGGTATTGTTTCCTATTACATGGCTAAAAAAGGAAAGGCAGTTTTATATAATGACATCCTTTCATTTAACTGTGAAATAGCAACTGCCTTACTTCAATCACCCAAAGGTGTGTTTACCGAGACTCGTGCATTGAATTTGCTACAACGAGTACCAGGTAGAGTTTATCAAACTATCATTGAAGATAATTTCGAAGATATTTATTATCCTAGAGAGGAAAACCGTTTGATTGATACTGTGATTCAGAATATTTCCTTTTTGAATGATGATGAACGAGCGAGTGCTTACTACATATTATTCCAGAGTTGTATGATAAAGCGCCCGTTTAATATATTTCATAGGAGAAATCTTAATTTAAGGACCTCATTTACAAAAGCTAATTTTGGAAACAAAACTACATGGGAACAATCATTTGAGAGTCTATTTGTGAAGTTTACCCAAGAACTCAATGAATTTCAATTTGCGGTTTTACCACGAGTTGAAGTTTCCAATATGTCGGCCTTACATTGTGATAGGGAAGCTGATCTTGTATATATTGATACACCATATTTCAGAGAAAAGCAAAGTACTGCGATAACCTACCACAATCGTTATCACTTTTTAGAAGGGTTGATGCATTACGAAGATATTCCTGATCAAATTAATAATGAAAAAGTTAATCGCGAAATTAAGTTTGGTCAGAATCATGAATTTGAGCAGAGAAGTCATTATATCAAAGATTTAAACGACTTATTAAGTCACCACCAACACTCGATAATTGCATTATCATATACTTCTGCTGGGTTCCCTTCAATAGATGAGCTATGTGAAATTATAGGTCAATACAAAGAGCAGATAATAGTTTGCAATTTGGGAAATCATCCTTTTGCGTTGAACCATAATAATGAAAATCGTAAAGAAGTGTTAATAATAGGGAAATAA
- a CDS encoding DMT family transporter, with the protein MKGHILILSANILFGVSMPVFKYLLTSDVPPEAITIMRAIFACMMFWFVSLFMPKEKVLPKDLRTLFICALCGVGINQWLFVVGLKSSSPVNASIIATAVPIFVLLLAAVVLKEPVTAKKSFGVFLGVSGGVLLVFNSAHTSDGTASLWGDTLMLLNQLMYSVYLVLSKPLSRYYSSVTMMKWMFLFSTLTLAPFCLPHVQHVPIFHRETFDITQMCALLYLLFGATFVAFMLIPMALKHIRPTTVSMYNYVQPIVASVIAIAVGQDTLSIQKLLSAALVFAGVYLVTKSKKKEEMKNLILHKT; encoded by the coding sequence ATGAAAGGACATATTCTGATATTGTCGGCAAATATCCTGTTCGGTGTCAGTATGCCGGTATTCAAATACCTGCTGACTTCAGATGTACCACCGGAAGCAATTACCATCATGCGGGCGATTTTCGCCTGCATGATGTTTTGGTTCGTGTCCCTCTTCATGCCGAAAGAAAAAGTTCTGCCGAAAGATTTGAGAACACTTTTCATCTGCGCCTTGTGCGGCGTGGGCATCAACCAATGGCTGTTTGTCGTAGGGTTGAAAAGTTCTTCGCCTGTCAATGCCTCCATTATCGCTACCGCAGTGCCTATTTTCGTATTATTGCTGGCTGCCGTCGTCCTCAAAGAGCCTGTTACGGCAAAAAAGTCATTCGGCGTATTTCTTGGCGTAAGTGGAGGAGTGTTGCTCGTGTTTAACTCCGCACATACTTCCGACGGAACTGCCAGCCTTTGGGGAGATACACTGATGCTGCTGAATCAGTTGATGTATTCCGTCTATCTGGTCTTGTCCAAACCTTTGTCCCGATACTATTCGTCCGTGACAATGATGAAATGGATGTTTCTGTTCTCCACATTGACACTCGCTCCGTTTTGTCTCCCGCACGTGCAGCACGTCCCCATATTCCATCGGGAAACTTTCGACATAACGCAAATGTGCGCACTCCTTTATCTGCTGTTTGGAGCCACGTTCGTCGCATTCATGCTTATCCCGATGGCATTGAAACACATCCGTCCCACTACGGTCAGCATGTACAATTATGTGCAGCCCATTGTTGCCTCCGTAATAGCCATTGCTGTCGGGCAGGACACTCTCTCGATACAAAAACTGTTGTCGGCGGCTTTGGTATTTGCCGGTGTTTACTTGGTGACGAAGAGTAAGAAAAAAGAAGAGATGAAAAATTTAATATTACACAAGACATGA
- a CDS encoding nitroreductase family protein, which translates to MELYEVLEKRRTYRDYSDREVSDEILKRVIGAAFKAPTNDHLRQLEFIVVRGRENIAKVIAPLAKNMAAFKNLVHEVDESGDKDKMDMFADALPKQQRMLMQSGLLIIPFFRQQTWPLLKPTEQSSLNYFASAWCALENMLLAATAEGLGTVFHIPVADEVEKIKKIVGAPEDYEFTCLLTMGYPAENAFLPKQKEIDIEKRIHTNLW; encoded by the coding sequence ATGGAATTATACGAAGTATTGGAGAAACGCCGCACATACCGCGACTATTCCGACCGTGAAGTGAGTGATGAAATCCTCAAAAGAGTAATCGGTGCGGCATTCAAAGCCCCGACAAACGATCACCTGCGCCAGCTTGAATTCATCGTGGTGCGCGGACGCGAAAACATCGCTAAAGTAATCGCCCCGCTCGCCAAAAATATGGCTGCCTTCAAGAATCTGGTACATGAAGTGGATGAATCGGGCGACAAGGATAAGATGGATATGTTTGCCGATGCCCTGCCCAAGCAACAGCGTATGCTGATGCAGAGCGGTCTGCTGATTATCCCGTTCTTCCGCCAACAGACGTGGCCATTGCTCAAACCTACGGAACAAAGTTCGCTCAACTACTTTGCTTCGGCATGGTGCGCACTGGAAAATATGCTGCTCGCCGCCACTGCCGAAGGCTTGGGAACCGTGTTCCACATTCCCGTTGCCGACGAAGTGGAAAAAATTAAGAAGATTGTCGGTGCTCCGGAAGACTACGAATTTACCTGTCTGCTTACGATGGGTTATCCCGCAGAAAATGCCTTTCTGCCCAAACAAAAAGAAATCGACATCGAGAAGCGGATACATACGAATCTCTGGTAA